The Saccharothrix variisporea genome has a segment encoding these proteins:
- a CDS encoding nucleoside deaminase, with product MSGAVDEALLRRAIALAAEAREGGNPPFGSLLVGPDGAVLVEERNSSITDSDITAHPELKLARWAARELDPETAAGTTMYTSCEPCGMCAGALARSGIGRVVFALSGEQLNGLKTGGGFPAVPTEGPFLFEEARVPVEGYYP from the coding sequence GTGAGCGGTGCGGTGGACGAGGCGTTGTTGAGGCGCGCGATCGCGTTGGCGGCGGAGGCGCGGGAGGGCGGGAACCCGCCGTTCGGGTCGCTGCTGGTCGGCCCGGACGGGGCGGTGCTGGTGGAGGAGCGCAACTCCAGCATCACCGACTCGGACATCACGGCCCACCCCGAGTTGAAGCTGGCGCGGTGGGCGGCGCGGGAGCTGGACCCGGAGACCGCCGCCGGGACCACCATGTACACCAGCTGCGAGCCGTGCGGGATGTGCGCGGGGGCGTTGGCGCGGTCGGGGATCGGGCGGGTCGTGTTCGCGTTGTCGGGCGAGCAGCTCAACGGGTTGAAGACCGGGGGCGGGTTCCCGGCGGTGCCGACCGAGGGGCCGTTCCTGTTCGAGGAGGCCCGGGTTCCGGTCGAGGGCTACTACCCCTGA
- a CDS encoding LLM class flavin-dependent oxidoreductase encodes MRIGVNVPNFGPGTNPGVLRDWARTVEGLGFDLLMVSDHVVITPDVAEQYPEPFYEPFTTLSWLAGVTERITLGTTVLIAPYRHPLLVARMAANLDALSGGRLVLGVGVGWARQEFAALGVPFAERGRRTDEVVAAVREVDVPVWIGGQSDGALRRAVRLGDAWHPLRLTPAQWREGVERLTAVAEAEGRAVPGLAPRILLRLTESAVDGPDRRLGEGTAAQVAADLAGLRSDGVDAVVLDPFVGDPDETLRPEVAWQALAAVAAMREEFR; translated from the coding sequence GTGCGAATCGGCGTGAACGTGCCCAACTTCGGGCCCGGGACGAACCCCGGGGTGCTGCGCGACTGGGCGCGGACGGTGGAGGGGCTGGGGTTCGACCTGCTCATGGTGTCCGACCACGTGGTGATCACACCCGACGTGGCGGAGCAGTACCCGGAGCCGTTCTACGAGCCGTTCACCACGTTGTCGTGGCTGGCCGGCGTGACCGAGCGGATCACGCTGGGGACGACGGTGCTCATCGCCCCGTACCGGCACCCGCTGCTGGTGGCGCGGATGGCCGCGAACCTGGACGCGCTGAGCGGGGGGCGGCTCGTGCTCGGCGTGGGGGTCGGGTGGGCGCGGCAGGAGTTCGCGGCGCTCGGCGTGCCGTTCGCGGAGCGGGGGCGGCGGACGGACGAGGTCGTCGCGGCGGTGCGCGAGGTGGACGTTCCCGTGTGGATCGGCGGCCAGAGCGACGGCGCGCTGCGGCGGGCCGTGCGGCTCGGCGACGCCTGGCACCCGTTGCGCTTGACGCCGGCGCAGTGGCGTGAGGGGGTCGAGCGGTTGACCGCCGTCGCCGAGGCGGAGGGGCGGGCCGTGCCGGGGTTGGCGCCGCGGATCCTGTTGCGGTTGACGGAGTCGGCTGTGGACGGTCCGGATCGGCGGCTGGGAGAAGGGACCGCGGCGCAGGTCGCGGCGGACTTGGCGGGCTTGCGCTCGGACGGGGTGGACGCGGTCGTGCTCGATCCGTTCGTCGGCGACCCGGACGAGACACTGCGGCCCGAGGTGGCTTGGCAGGCGCTGGCCGCGGTGGCGGCGATGAGGGAGGAGTTCCGGTGA
- a CDS encoding dienelactone hydrolase family protein has protein sequence MSLSATLSRRAVVAAAALALVSASPVTAQAADNPYERGPAPTTASIEATRGPYAVAQTTVSAASVRGFGGGTITYPTSTADGTFGAVAIAPGYTASQSSISWLGPRLASQGFVVFTIDTLSRYDQPASRGDQLLAALDYLTTSSSARSRIDATRLGVMGHSMGGGGTLEAAKDRPSLQAAIPLTPWNTTKNWSTVQVPTLVIGAQNDTVASVTQHSEPFYESLPATLDKAYLELAGASHYAPNSPNTTIAKFSISWLKRFIDNDTRYEQFLCPTPRATTISEYRDTCSYS, from the coding sequence ATGTCCCTGTCCGCGACCCTGTCCCGGCGTGCGGTGGTGGCCGCCGCGGCGCTGGCGCTCGTCTCCGCGAGCCCGGTCACCGCGCAAGCCGCCGACAACCCCTACGAGCGGGGCCCCGCGCCCACGACCGCGAGCATCGAAGCCACCCGCGGCCCGTACGCGGTCGCCCAGACCACGGTCTCGGCGGCGAGCGTGCGCGGCTTCGGCGGCGGCACCATCACCTACCCCACCAGCACCGCGGACGGCACGTTCGGCGCGGTCGCCATCGCGCCCGGCTACACCGCCAGCCAGTCCAGCATCTCCTGGCTCGGCCCGCGGCTGGCCTCCCAGGGCTTCGTCGTGTTCACCATCGACACGCTGTCCCGCTACGACCAGCCCGCCTCCCGGGGCGACCAGCTGCTGGCCGCGCTGGACTACCTGACCACCAGCAGCTCGGCCCGGTCCCGCATCGACGCCACCCGCCTGGGCGTCATGGGCCACTCCATGGGCGGCGGCGGCACGCTGGAGGCGGCCAAGGACCGGCCCTCGTTGCAGGCGGCCATCCCGCTGACGCCGTGGAACACCACCAAGAACTGGTCCACCGTGCAGGTGCCGACGCTGGTCATCGGCGCGCAGAACGACACCGTGGCCTCCGTCACCCAGCACTCGGAGCCGTTCTACGAGAGCCTGCCGGCCACCCTGGACAAGGCCTACCTGGAGCTGGCCGGCGCGAGCCACTACGCCCCGAACAGCCCGAACACGACGATCGCGAAGTTCTCGATCTCGTGGCTCAAGCGGTTCATCGACAACGACACCCGCTACGAGCAGTTCCTGTGCCCGACCCCTCGGGCCACGACCATCTCGGAGTACCGGGACACCTGCTCGTACTCGTAG
- a CDS encoding RNA polymerase sigma factor, translated as MTTEDPDDRALWAQAAAGSGHAFGVLFDRHAKAVYNHCFRLSASWAAAEDHLQATFLLAWRKRDRLRLERDSALPWLLAVATNVVRSDRRSAARRLRLFHRVPVEQPVPDHADLVAERVDDQRRMRELLAAVNRLPRNEREALALCVWSGVSYADAAAVLGIAEVSVRARVSKAKARLGRMFAQQPPVVPLAALTVEDR; from the coding sequence ATGACGACCGAAGACCCCGACGACCGCGCGCTGTGGGCCCAGGCCGCGGCGGGCAGTGGGCACGCCTTCGGGGTGCTGTTCGACCGGCACGCCAAGGCGGTCTACAACCACTGCTTCCGGCTCTCCGCGTCCTGGGCCGCCGCCGAGGACCACCTCCAGGCCACGTTCCTGCTGGCCTGGCGCAAGCGGGACCGGCTGCGCCTGGAGCGCGACTCGGCCCTGCCCTGGCTCCTGGCGGTGGCGACCAACGTGGTGCGCAGCGACCGCCGGTCGGCCGCGCGTCGGCTCCGGCTGTTCCACCGCGTCCCGGTGGAACAGCCGGTGCCCGACCACGCCGACCTGGTCGCGGAACGGGTGGACGACCAGCGCCGGATGCGCGAGCTGCTGGCGGCCGTGAACCGGTTGCCCCGCAACGAGCGCGAGGCGCTGGCGCTGTGCGTGTGGTCCGGCGTGTCCTACGCCGACGCCGCCGCCGTGCTGGGCATCGCCGAGGTCAGCGTCCGCGCGCGGGTCAGCAAGGCCAAGGCCCGGTTGGGGCGGATGTTCGCCCAGCAGCCCCCGGTCGTCCCGCTCGCCGCACTCACCGTGGAGGACCGATGA
- a CDS encoding Lrp/AsnC family transcriptional regulator encodes MAETLDPTDWAILTELQSDGRIALTELGRRVNLSASAVTERVKRLEAAGVITGYRAAVDLDRVGYPVLAVVRLKYPGNRHEPLHRLLAERTEVLECLRTTGEDCYTLKVAATSMPHLERVVNELTAFGSTTTNIVYRETLPYRGVAEPS; translated from the coding sequence ATGGCCGAGACCCTCGACCCGACCGACTGGGCGATCCTCACCGAGCTCCAGTCCGACGGGCGGATCGCGCTCACCGAGCTGGGCCGCCGGGTCAACCTCAGCGCCTCCGCCGTCACCGAGCGGGTGAAGCGGCTGGAGGCGGCCGGGGTGATCACCGGGTACCGGGCCGCGGTGGACCTGGACCGGGTCGGGTACCCGGTGCTGGCCGTGGTGCGCCTGAAGTACCCCGGCAACCGGCACGAACCCCTGCACCGGCTGCTCGCCGAGCGCACCGAGGTCCTGGAGTGCCTGCGCACCACCGGGGAGGACTGCTACACGCTCAAGGTCGCCGCCACCTCCATGCCCCACCTGGAGCGCGTGGTGAACGAGCTGACCGCGTTCGGCAGCACCACGACCAACATCGTCTACCGCGAGACCCTGCCCTACCGCGGGGTGGCCGAGCCGTCGTAG